The following proteins come from a genomic window of Methylorubrum populi:
- the fabB gene encoding beta-ketoacyl-ACP synthase I, producing MRRVVITGMGIVSSIGNNTQEVLASLREARSGIARADAQAAHGFRSQVAGAPTIDPEGVVDRRAMRFHGGGTAWNHIAMDQAIRDAGLEEREISNDRTGIIMGSGGPSTRTIVESAAIAREKGPKRVGPFAVPKAMSSTASATLATWFKIRGVNYSISSACATSNHCIGNAAEIIRGGRQDVIFAGGCEELDWTLSVLFDAMGAMSSRYNDTPARASRAYDANRDGFVIAGGAGVLVLEEYEHAKARGARIYGEVAGYGATSDGHDMVAPSGEGAVRCMRQAMEDLKGARIDYINPHATSTPVGDDKEIEAIREVFGAGESCPPISATKSLTGHSLGATGVQEAIYSLLMMNNGFICESAHIEELDPAFADMPILRQRRDGVQLGHVMSNSFGFGGTNATLVLKHPDA from the coding sequence ATGCGGCGTGTCGTCATCACCGGGATGGGCATCGTCTCGTCCATCGGCAACAATACCCAGGAGGTCCTGGCCTCCCTGCGCGAGGCCCGCTCGGGGATCGCGCGCGCCGATGCGCAGGCCGCGCACGGCTTCCGCAGCCAGGTCGCGGGCGCGCCGACGATTGATCCGGAGGGTGTCGTCGATCGCCGCGCCATGCGCTTCCACGGCGGCGGCACCGCCTGGAACCACATCGCCATGGATCAGGCGATCCGCGACGCCGGGCTCGAAGAGCGCGAGATCTCCAACGACCGCACCGGCATCATCATGGGCTCGGGCGGTCCCTCGACCCGCACCATCGTCGAATCCGCCGCCATCGCCCGCGAGAAGGGACCGAAGCGCGTCGGCCCCTTCGCCGTCCCGAAGGCGATGTCCTCGACGGCCTCGGCGACGCTGGCCACGTGGTTCAAGATCCGCGGCGTGAACTACTCGATCTCCTCCGCCTGCGCGACCTCGAACCACTGCATCGGCAATGCCGCCGAGATCATCCGCGGCGGCCGACAGGACGTGATCTTCGCCGGCGGCTGCGAGGAGCTGGATTGGACGCTCTCGGTCCTGTTCGACGCCATGGGCGCGATGTCCTCGCGCTACAACGATACGCCGGCCCGCGCCTCGCGTGCGTACGATGCGAACCGCGACGGCTTCGTCATCGCCGGCGGCGCCGGGGTGCTGGTGCTGGAAGAGTACGAGCACGCCAAGGCCCGCGGCGCGCGGATCTACGGCGAGGTCGCGGGTTACGGCGCCACCTCCGACGGCCACGACATGGTCGCTCCCTCCGGCGAGGGCGCGGTGCGCTGCATGCGCCAAGCCATGGAAGACCTGAAGGGCGCCAGGATCGACTACATCAACCCGCACGCGACTTCGACGCCGGTCGGCGACGACAAGGAGATCGAGGCGATCCGCGAGGTGTTCGGCGCCGGCGAATCCTGCCCGCCGATCTCGGCCACCAAATCGCTGACCGGCCATTCCCTGGGCGCGACGGGCGTGCAGGAGGCAATCTACTCGCTGCTGATGATGAACAACGGCTTCATCTGCGAGAGCGCGCATATCGAGGAGCTCGATCCGGCCTTCGCCGACATGCCGATCCTGCGCCAGCGGCGGGACGGGGTGCAGCTCGGCCACGTCATGTCGAACTCCTTCGGCTTCGGCGGGACCAACGCCACGCTGGTGCTCAAGCACCCGGACGCGTGA
- the fabI gene encoding enoyl-ACP reductase FabI, whose amino-acid sequence MTGLMAGKRGLIMGVANDHSIAWGIAKTLHRHGAELAFTYQGEALGRRVTPLAASVGSDIVLPCDVEDIASVDAAFAALDERFPDGIDFIVHAIGFSDKAQLKGRYVDVTTRANFSRTMTISCFSFTEIAQRAAARMPRGGSLLTLTYAGSTRVMPNYNVMGVAKAALEASVRYLASDLGPDGIRVNALSAGPMRTLAGAGIADARLMYNHQKAHAPLRRTVTLDDVGNSALYLLSDLSGGVTGEIHFVDSGYNIISMPRPAVLQAQDEAGVVGDDV is encoded by the coding sequence ATGACGGGTTTGATGGCGGGCAAGCGCGGCCTCATCATGGGAGTCGCCAACGATCACTCGATCGCGTGGGGCATCGCCAAAACCCTGCATCGACACGGAGCGGAACTCGCTTTCACCTATCAGGGTGAGGCGCTCGGGCGCCGCGTGACGCCGCTGGCCGCTTCCGTCGGATCCGACATCGTGCTGCCCTGCGACGTCGAGGACATCGCCTCCGTCGATGCCGCCTTCGCGGCCCTCGACGAGCGCTTCCCCGACGGGATCGACTTCATCGTCCACGCCATCGGCTTCTCGGACAAGGCGCAGCTCAAGGGCCGCTACGTCGACGTCACGACCCGCGCCAACTTTTCGCGCACCATGACGATCTCCTGCTTCTCCTTCACCGAGATCGCCCAGCGAGCGGCCGCGCGGATGCCGCGGGGCGGTTCGCTGCTGACGCTGACCTACGCCGGCTCGACCCGCGTGATGCCCAATTACAACGTGATGGGCGTGGCCAAGGCCGCACTCGAAGCGTCGGTCCGCTATCTCGCCAGCGACCTCGGTCCCGATGGCATCCGCGTCAACGCGCTCTCGGCGGGCCCGATGCGGACCTTGGCCGGCGCCGGCATCGCCGATGCTCGGCTGATGTACAATCATCAGAAGGCGCACGCCCCGCTGCGGCGCACGGTGACGCTGGACGACGTCGGCAACTCCGCCCTCTACCTTCTTTCCGATCTCTCGGGTGGCGTGACCGGCGAGATCCACTTCGTCGATTCGGGCTACAACATCATCTCGATGCCCCGCCCGGCGGTGCTCCAGGCCCAGGACGAGGCGGGCGTCGTCGGCGACGACGTGTGA
- the fliP gene encoding flagellar type III secretion system pore protein FliP (The bacterial flagellar biogenesis protein FliP forms a type III secretion system (T3SS)-type pore required for flagellar assembly.): MIPLPGRLLPRSPLLATILAALLLAGGSGAAWAQSVTLDLGAGGTTERALQLVALITVLALAPSVLVMATSFTRIVVVLSILRSALGTQTAPPNTVMVSLALFLTAFVMAPTAREAYRAGVEPLVAGQISQSQAFERASAPFKTFMLRNVREKDLKLFLDMARQPAPAGPEAIGLEIVTPAFMISELRRAFEIGFLLFIPFLIIDLVVASVLMAMGMMMLPPATVALPFKLIFFVLVDGWTLVAGSLIQSYGG; this comes from the coding sequence ATGATCCCCCTCCCCGGCCGGCTCCTGCCGCGATCCCCTCTCCTGGCGACGATTCTGGCCGCCCTTCTGCTGGCGGGCGGTTCGGGCGCGGCCTGGGCGCAGAGCGTCACGCTCGATCTCGGGGCGGGCGGCACAACCGAGCGGGCGCTCCAGCTTGTCGCGCTGATTACGGTCCTGGCGCTCGCGCCCTCGGTGCTGGTGATGGCGACCTCCTTCACCCGGATCGTCGTGGTGCTGTCGATCCTGCGCTCGGCGCTCGGCACGCAGACCGCACCGCCCAACACGGTGATGGTGAGCCTCGCCCTGTTCCTCACCGCCTTCGTGATGGCGCCGACGGCGCGCGAGGCCTACCGGGCCGGCGTCGAGCCGCTGGTCGCCGGACAGATCAGTCAGTCGCAGGCCTTTGAGCGGGCCTCGGCCCCCTTCAAGACCTTCATGCTGCGCAACGTGCGCGAAAAGGATCTCAAGCTCTTCCTCGACATGGCGCGCCAGCCGGCCCCGGCGGGCCCCGAGGCGATCGGCCTCGAGATCGTCACCCCCGCCTTCATGATCTCCGAATTGCGGCGCGCCTTCGAGATCGGCTTCCTGCTGTTCATCCCCTTTCTCATCATCGACCTCGTGGTCGCCTCGGTGCTGATGGCGATGGGCATGATGATGCTGCCTCCGGCCACCGTCGCGCTGCCGTTCAAGCTGATCTTCTTCGTTCTGGTCGACGGTTGGACGCTGGTGGCGGGGTCTCTCATTCAAAGCTACGGAGGGTGA
- a CDS encoding DoxX family protein translates to MDLTSITAQWAPRMLSVLRIVSALIFMAHGTQKILGFPPSAMNPPLLSMSGIAGLLELVGGALLVIGLFSRPVAFILSGEMAFAYFIAHAPKSFFPALNGGDAAILYCFVFLYIAFAGPGPWSIDAQRSRRTY, encoded by the coding sequence ATGGATCTGACGAGCATCACCGCACAATGGGCACCGCGGATGCTGAGTGTGCTGCGGATCGTTTCTGCGCTGATCTTCATGGCGCACGGCACGCAGAAGATCCTCGGCTTCCCGCCGAGCGCGATGAACCCGCCCCTGCTCTCGATGTCAGGCATTGCCGGCCTGCTCGAACTCGTCGGCGGCGCGCTTCTGGTGATCGGGCTGTTCAGCCGGCCGGTGGCCTTCATCCTCTCCGGCGAGATGGCGTTCGCCTACTTCATCGCCCATGCGCCCAAGAGCTTCTTCCCGGCCCTGAACGGCGGCGATGCGGCGATCCTGTACTGCTTCGTCTTCCTCTACATCGCCTTCGCCGGCCCGGGCCCGTGGAGCATCGACGCGCAGCGCAGCCGCCGCACGTACTGA